In Oryza sativa Japonica Group chromosome 8, ASM3414082v1, the sequence GATGAGCCACATGATATTAACAAACAGTAGACAAGAACACATGATATTTTCTTCCACATGATGTGCTACCATGTCAATCTCTACTCTTTCCTTCCAATTTAATTATGTCTTCACAAAACAGTGGCTAGTTCCAAATCAGTTGGTGGGCGCAAATCCTAATCAATTGGTCAATAAATTATAACAATTTTGCCTGAATTCATCGCTTGCCTGTGACACTTCTTGCAAAAGTTGCGATTGCTTAGAAGTACAAGAATCAGTATTGAATAGGTATAGCCGTCAGTTAGCCACGGTCGTGTGTTGGGTCAGGTTGGTTCATCAGCATGCTCGTGAATACTATAATGAAAAACACACGGTATGACATTATCTTTGCACGTGttgttgtaagttgtaacaacTACTACCAACTCCTCATGAGTTGATTACAATTACAAGCATCCCTCTAAAAACGTTATCATGTACGAATTGTTATCAGTTGCCATCATATGACTGGAACTTtacgagtaaaaaaaaaaggaccttCAGAGCCACGCTTACGTAAAACATAACTGGTTGGTCTCCGGTATAAAATATCCCTTCAGGCAAGTTAATTACTTATTCCACCTTTGGCGTCTATCAGTTCTTGAACTGCTAGCTAGTGAGTTGACCAAACATTCGAAGGACACAAACCACTGTTCTTGTAGATATTAGAGAGCACACAGAAGACGGAATAATATATGTCCAAAGTGCTTTTAAATAGTGAAGCTATGTCATCTCCATATAATTCCCCATGAAATATTGATAGGGTATATGTAGACATGAAGGAAGTGTTCGTATGGCTGGATCATCACTAGAATTCTGTTATTTGACCCTGATACTTACTATGAGGCCATGCTGATGAAGAACATAGCAATCTTACTTGCTCTTCTTAGAAGCCTCGTATAGGTAGCTCACGATAACTACAGCTGCAGCAACAGCTACCCCGAcagcactctgtgcgagtacaGCACCAGTTGAAAGATCAGATTTCGTAGATGCAGGGCCGCTGCTCCGTGGAGTGAAGCCAAGTTCAGAAAGCTTCTTGTGCGATTCAGCGTAGTCCTTGAAGAAGGTGTCTTCATCCTGCCATATGAACAGAAGAAATGGTTCTGAATGTAAAACTTATATTATGGAGCACCGCAAGGCATAGTACGTCGGCATGAAATATTCACAGTTCTTGTAGCATTTTGAAAATTATTCACTTCCAATTATATAGCAGTAAAAGTTGTAAAAATATAATGCTCCGAAATCATATTTGACAATAAATAAATCTATTAATTGCATTTTCAACTAACAAATTCAAATACTTTATAGTTTGTTAATGGTCCTATAGTCCTAAAAAATGGATGAAAGGGCATATAAAATGGGGGAGTTTTAAGTgcaaggaatagaaaaaaaatatatatataaaagatcCTTTTTACCCTGGCATAAAGATCCACATAGCGTCTAAATGAAGGATCTTCCAACAATGCCTTGTCAGTTGGGAGCTTCAGAAGCCCCTCAGATTCCCCCTTCAGTAGCTCACTGCagttaaataaaatattacactGTTATCTTCTAACCTCAAATCTAGTGCCCAGAATTAGTACGTAAATGACCCAGTTTTGTATTCAACTTACAGAAAGTACGAATTGTCAAACTTCAGAGGCTCCTGAGTCCATGCGCCTTCAAATCCAGACCTTTCAGGATGTGCCCTTCCCTTGAAGTATAAAGCGAGTTGTTAAAACTGTGCTTCTCATGAAGAATCAGGATTACCATTACACAAATTCTACATTAATTAGAGCATTTACCAGAGTGTGACCCCCAGATAAAGCTACTATATCTTTGTCTGATAAGCCCATCCGGTAAAAGATGTCCCTCAAGTGCAGTGCACCTGCTCATGAAACAAAGATAAAATGCAGATATACCCCCATAAAAATAGATATATGATTACGATTATACATATCAAAACAGGATTCTGGCACCAGTTATTAAAATACTAAAATAGGAACTGGCACCTTGCATCCCAGTAAATGTAAGAAAGGAAAACAGACTTCGGCAGAAGGAATAGGAAAACAGATAAAtaacataaaacaaattacCAGACATACAACAGCACCTGCTGGTATGACACCTAAATGACAACTATACCAGATATGCAGGAATATAAGATAAATGAAAGACGAGGCTCCCATCTATGAAGAGATGTATGTGTGTTTAAGATAATGTACATATTACGGTATGTATTGCATGAACTGGGTTGTCTCAAGCAACACTAAGTACTAAATGCCAGAACATGAGTACTAGCAGACAAGTACAGGAGAAATGCATGGGACTAAATGTGATACATGTAGAATACTAACACATATTTTGACTCATTGCTTCAAACACTAGGAGTCAGGAAGCATGATTATAATGACAAAAGAAAAGGTAGACCAGTTCAAAGAATAGTTTGTGGCAATTACCTTTCTTAGCATCAGGAAGACGCCCTTCACGGGGGCAAACTGACGAATCCTGATTCAGGTCAAAAGAACTTAATAAGTGTGAATCAATAAAAGATGCATCCATTCATAAAGAAATGTTATTTCACGTACACGTCTTCCAGGAATGAACTCAACAGTTGGACCCCCAGTAACTTCAACTGCAACAACTCCAGCAAGCTGTAAGAAAAATCTAGTTAGGATCTTAAAAATTTACACAGTAATCGATAAGATAAAAAAGATCAAATGTgcgacaagaaaaaaaaaagatgtcacAGTATCAAGGCACTCTTATAATAAGTTGGCAGCACAAGAACCAATTCAAGCAACGCTAATTTACCTGATAAAGGTCAGCATATGTGATCTTAGGGCTCTTGGCTTTAATAGGCTCTGTTACAGTAAAAGACAATTGGAGAAGCATAAGTAATCATTCGATTTATTTCATCACTGAATAAAGTGACAATATAACAATAAACTAGATAACGTGGAACAGGTAAATAATGCAATTGTACAGAGAAGAGTGGTGAGTACTGCAACACCATTGAGAATAGTTGCAAAAATATGGGAGTTTCTTGTTTTTTAGTTATTTCTCCCAAAATATTTGATCCCcgaattagagaaaaaaaagagttagTTTGTAGTCCGATCAAGGTAAAACCCAAaacaatagaaaaagaaaagaattttgAGAAACTGACAAGAAAACTCAAATTGATTTCTTAAGAGGCATCAATCATATAGCTGATGAGTGGTTTAAAGGGAACTAGAGCCATTCTGACAATGGGGGAAAAGTGAAAGCTACTTTCGTCTAATCATCTAGGAACACATTGGGGACAAACAATACATACCGAGAAGATCAATAGCAATCTTTAGACCAGCATTTGAACCGTGAGTGTACTCTTCCTCGTATCTAATTGAACCATTTGCACCACCAGTTTTTGTGTTCACGTCATAAGTGCCCGCGTCATGCCATCTGCAAGGGAGTGCACAGGAACTAAGTTTTAGTCCAAGAGTAATCCAAGAGCACGCAGAATATCCTCCATGATAAATGAGAAAAACTCATAGTACATTACAGAAGAACACTGTATACAACatataagataaaaaaaatcacaattcCATATATAaagtactaattaattagcAAATACACGCTGCACTATCTGTAATGGTGCGTTAAATGGTAATGCTTCTTCTGAGTCCATTCGTAATTACAATATACATAGAACATTTGCAGCAGTAGTGCAAACATcccctttttttagataatgaaacaTCACTTATTTGTTCCAGTTTGTAACACTGGTCTCTCATCAGCTCCACAAATGTAACACGAAGCTCATGGAGTGGAACACCTACTATAGACAGAAATAAGAAATTCGTCTTAGCTTCCTGCGATATTGCCGTTATGACGGAATATGGGGAGTGATTAAAAATGCTCGCTCTCCCCTGCTAGGTTGCTAGTTTCCTGACTAGTATGAGAGAACCAACGGATCAACAGAAAAACGCGTGCACTCTACATGTGAACTAGCGAACTAAACATCGTCCGCCGTTCCTCGTTAATTCCAAAGGCGCAGTCACACAATCAAAACCAAATCTGGGAGCCATCCAAAGCAGGCGCGCACGCACTCAAGGTGTTCGTCGAATTGCCTCGCCCAACAGCCACGCCACGGACCAGCGCAGGTACCCGCCGCAAGCAACTAACCAAACCCAATCATACAGTCTCGCAATCGCAAGCGACCCAtctcaccaccaccagcagtaACTCATCCCACCACTCGAGGCAAGCAGAGCCGAGCGGGCTCCAAATCCAAACACACGAGAGCTCcctccctcgccaccgccgcgcgaATCCATCACAAGGATTAGGAACTAGGGGAGGGTTCTAGGAGGAGCAGGAGATGGGGGGTAGGCCGGTAGGTACGTACGCGAGGCGGAGCATGATGGGCGCGCATCCCTTGGAGGAGATGAGggcgcggaggtggcggcgcgcccTGTCGACCTGGCGGAGGTACTCGGCGTCCACGACCGGGGCGGCCATGGCGTGgcgtcgcgtcgccggcgaggttgGAAGCCCTAGAGAgatcggccgcggcggcggagcggagcggaggcgTGCGGCGTCAAGCCAAGCGTGTGGTGTGACTAGTACTCACTGGCTACTGTGCGTGTGGGGGAGAAGAGATAACGCGGGGAGGCAGCGATTGGTTGCTCCGCCCCCTCGAGTCGTCGTCTGCTGTTACTGTAGTTTTACACCTACTGCCATGACTGTATTAAGGCGTGTGGGCCctcattgtcaatttttttttccttcaccttCTTTATTTACTTTTTTGACACGTCCCCTTTTATTTTCTCTCAAatattattttctctttttgtttgtttgaaataaaaaaatattgttttgttttgttttgttttatgtCTTACACCTTTTCTTCTTcactttttttagaattacacagtacaacataGACACTCACAACACACACACTCACTCCTATAAACACACGCTGACACGCACGCAAACTCTACCCCTATGATCATCTTTGAAGATTGGGCCAGCAAATTCATCATGGAGATTAATGAAGTCACTACAGGTGTCTCGCTGTCAACGGGTACGTCAAACCCAGGACCTAAGATGCCACTGAGGCTCTGGTAAACATTAGGCTACATATCCTTTCGCTTTTCTTCTTCACTTTTAACACCGAGGTATATACTCTGAATAAGAGGATCTCTTTAAACTGATTTGATTTTTGTTCGCAGATCATTTACTTGAATTGTATCGTCGATTCATGGTTGGATTTAAATATTCCATGCAATACTTATTTTGGACTCAAGTgtgcaaaaccaaaaaaaaaatcttatcaaTGGCAATccaaattactactccctccgtattttaatatatgacgtcgttgactttttaaccaacgtttaaccattcgtcttattcaaattttttatgcaaatacaaaaatacttatgtcatgcttaaagaacatttgatgataaatcaaatcacaaataaaataaataataattacataaattttttgaataagacgaaagatcaaacgtttgttaaaaagttaacggtgtcatacattaaaatacggagggagtacagatTACTGGACCGCTGCAATCCAGCAACTGCCTTACCTGTTCATCTTCCAAACTGATTTGGTTTGTGCTCACAAACCATTCATACAGATTCATAGTTAAATCTAACTTGATCATATTTGAACGAGCACTAATTTGCTGCAGTTGCATGGCATCCCTGTCAGTTCCTTCCAAAATTAGGCTCCTCTCGATCTTGCACCACCGCGCGCCAAATCCGCGTGCGACCGCGCGCCGTTTTGACAGCGGCCATGGCCGTACGGACGGATGCCCTTCGTTCCCGCGCGGCCACTccttccaccaccacctccttctTTAGGAGTAGCAGCAGCGCCACCACCAAGCCTTTGGTTTCTTTCACGCGCGCTCGCCACCGCCCTCCTTGCTCGTCCTTCCTTCCTTGCATGACATGTCCGCGGCCGCggtgctcgccgtcgtcgccgccgccgtcgcagcgctcgccgcggcggcgtcgggctaCGAGCTGACCAAGAACGGGACCGTCATCACCTACGACCGCCGGTCGCTGATCATCGACGGCCACCGGGAGATCTTCTTCTCCGGCTCCATCCACTACCCGCGGAGCCCGCCGGACACGTGGCCCGACCTCATCAGCAAGGCCAAGGAGGGCGGCCTCAACGTCATCGAGAGCTACGTCTTCTGGAACGGCCATGAGCCCGAGCAGGGCGTCGTCAGTACCTCATCCCCTCCTCACACATTGCTCAATTTGCATTTGATTTCATCCATCTAATTAAATCGTGTCTAAATGAATGGCTGTTTAATTTGTTTCTAAGTACAATTTTGAAGGGAGGTATGATTTGATCAAGTTCTTCAAGCTGATCCAGGAGAAGGAGATGTACGCCATTGTCAGGATCGGGCCCTTCGTGCAGGCTGAATGGAACCATGGGTTTGTTTGTGTGGCTTCACCATCTCATTCAGACATGCATGCGTGTTCATCTCTGCATTTTGCAACTCCTGTTTATATTTttgcctcttcttcttcttgttgttgtttttcttcaGAGGTCTGCCATATTGGCTCCGGGAGATCCCTGACATTATCTTCCGGACGAACAATGAGCCTTTCAAGGTGACAAATCTGACAACATCATGATCCAATTTTCTTACGCAGTATGACTGAGACAACTAATTGCTCCAGTTTCTGAAAACTTGTTTGGTGATTGTCCGAAATACTGGCCAGGTGTATTTGAAATGCAGGAATGTTCTAATATGATGattatctccttttttttgaaCTTCATGTATGCAGAAGTACATGAAGCAGTTTGTCACTCTCATAGTGAACAAGCTCAAGGAAGCAAAGCTCTTCGCATCACAAGGAGGCCCCATCATTCTGGCACAGGTTCATCTTTCAAATTGATCCCTTTCTTCCTGTTTCTTAGAATCTGGCAATGTGCTAAGGAATAATGACATTCTGAATGCTGATGGTGATTCTTGGTTACATGATCATAACAGATTGAGAATGAGTACCAGCACCTGGAGGTGGCATTCAAAGAGGCTGGCACCAAGTACATCAACTGGGCAGCTAAGATGGCCATCGCAACCAACACTGGTGTCCCGTGGATCATGTGCAAGCAGACTAAAGCTCCTGGTGAAGTGGTAACTTCATTAAGATCATACATACATTTTATAGCAAGTGCAAGTATTCTCGATGGAATAAAAACTTGATACTAGACTGTTCATGGCCAAAGAACAAAAGTATTACTTAATTTGTTCAAACTTTTGGATTGACAGTACCTTTCATGTTCAGGATTTACCACGATTTAGCCATTAAatctgaattttattttatccAACAGATCCCTACCTGCAATGGGAGGCACTGTGGAGATACTTGGCCGGGTCCAGCTGACAAGAAGAAGCCCCTCTTGTGGACTGAAAACTGGACTGCTCAGTAAGTTACTACTTACTACTACTTGAGTAAAATCCAATTCATCTTGTTCTGTAAGATCATTGTCAATGTTGTcagtgagagaaaaaaatatatactacttatGCAGACTTCTTAGTGATTAACATGTTCTATTCCTTTCTGGGGGGTGGTTCTTGATCTCTACAGGTACAGAGTTTTCGGTGATCCACCGTCCCAACGTTCTGCGGAGGACATTGCCTTCTCCGTGGCGCGCTTCTTCTCCGTTGGCGGCACAATGGCAAACTACTACATGGTAGTACTGAACAGCAACAGTAACCTGTTCTTGACAAAGAAGAGAGATGAAATTTCTGACAGAACTGACACTGGTGGCTTTACTTGTGTGAATAATCAACAGTACCATGGAGGAACCAACTTTGGAAGGAACGGCGCCGCGTTCGTGATGCCGAGATACTACGACGAGGCCCCCCTCGACGAATTCGGTATGCAACCCTGAACAATCCATCCACAGTACCCAAGAAATGTGTGTAAGATGAAGCACCATGAGTTGTGAAGAATTCAGTTTCTAACACGCAATGAGCAGGCCTGTACAAGGAGCCTAAATGGGGCCATCTCAGGGACCTGCACCACGCTCTCCGTCACTGCAAGAAGGCCCTCCTCTGGGGCAACCCCTCCGTTCAGCCCCTCGGCAAACTCTACGAGGTAATGCCATGGCAATGGCAGTGACggcaagaggaagaagacgtAGGACGccattgttgatgatgatgatgatgatgatgatgtgttTCCATGGTGCAATGCAATGCAGGCTCGGGTGTTcgagatgaaggagaagaacgTGTGCGTGGCGTTCCTGTCGAACCACAACACCAAGGAGGACGGGACGGTGACGTTCAGGGGGCAGAAGTACTTCGTGGCGCGGCGGTCGATCAGCATCCTCGCCGACTGCAAGACGGTGGTGTTCAGCACGCAGCACGTCAACTCGCAGCACAACCAGCGCACCTTCCACTTCGCCGACCAGACGGTGCAGGACAACGTGTGGGAGATGTACAGTGAGGAGAAGATCCCCCGCTACAGCAAGACCTCCATCCGCACACAGAGGCCACTCGAGCAGTACAACCAGACCAAGGACAAGACCGACTACCTCTGGTACACCACCAGGTACGTAGGTAGTAGTCGTTGTCTTTCtggatggctctgataccatattgaGATTTATAATACGGTCGTCTGTTTGTCTCAGCTTCCGGCTGGAGACGGACGACCTGCCGTACCGGAAGGAGGTCAAGCCGGTGCTGGAGGTGAGCAGCCATGGACACGCCATCGTGGCGTTTGTCAATGACGCTTTCGTAGGTAACTAACTTGGATGCTTTCTTCCATCTTCCTCTTGTTgttccattgttgttgttgttgttgctgctgcttgatTCCATCCACCGTGTGCGTTTGGATGAATTGAAATATTGCAGGGTGCGGGCACGGGACGAAGATCAACAAGGCGTTCACGATGGAGAAGGCGATGGATCTCAAAGTGGGCGTCAACCACGTCGCCATCCTCTCCTCCACGCTGGGTCTCATGGTAATAAAGCTTTCATCCACCCACCATTTTGATGATTGTTGTTCTTCTTAGGATGGAGCTTGGTGGTGATATGATCAGGGTTTTAAATCTTCCGCTATATCTGTTTGATAAGAGTTCCAGCTATTTGCTCTCATGTACAATTTAGCCACTATAGCCCTATTTAGCCCAATATAGTTATCGCTATAGTTGTCTGAGAAACTAATCGCTAAATGTTTTAACCCGCTATTTAAAACATTGGATATGATGGGCAACAACAACCAtggtggttgttttttttttgttatttcagGACAGTGGGTCATACCTGGAGCACCGGATGGCCGGGGTGTACACGGTGACGATCCGGGGGCTGAACACGGGGACGCTGGACCTGACGACGAACGGGTGGGGGCACGTGGTGGGgctcgacggcgagcggcggcgggtgcaCTCGGAGCAAGGGATGGGCGCGGTGGCGTGGAAGCCCGGGAAGGACAACCAGCCGCTGACGTGGTACCGGCGGCGGTTCGACCCGCCGTCGGGGACCGACCCGGTGGTGATCGACCTCACCCCCATGGGGAAGGGCTTCCTCTTCGTCAACGGCGAGGGCCTCGGCCGCTACTGGGTCTCCTACCACCACGCCCTCGGCAAGCCGTCGCAGTACCTCTACCACGTCCCGAGGTCGCTGCTCCGCCCCAAGGGCAACACGCTCATGTTcttcgaggaggaagggggcAAGCCCGACGCCATCATGATCCTGACGGTGAAGCGGGACAACATCTGCACCTTCATGACGGAGAAGAACCCGGCGCACGTCCGGTGGTCGTGGGAGAGCAAGGACAGCCAACCCaaggcggtggccggcgccggcgccggcgccggcggcctcaAGCCGACGGCGGTGCTGTCGTGCCCGACCAAGAAGACCATCCAGTCCGTGGTGTTCGCCAGCTACGGCAACCCGCTCGGCATCTGCGGCAACTACACCGTCGGCAGCTGCCACGCGCCGCGCACCAAGGAGGTGGTCGAGAAGGCCTGCATCGGCCGGAAGACCTGCTCCCTCGTCGTCTCCAGCGAGGTCTACGGCGGCGACGTCCACTGCCCCGGCACCACCGGCACGCTCGCCGTCCAGGCCAAGTGCTCCAAGAGGCCTCCTcgttccgccgccaccgcgcaaTAAGCTAGCCAGCCGCCACATCTCTCTTCTTGTCTCTCATCAGATTCTCAGATAGTTAAAGCTTtgacctgctgctgctgccgccgctgctatTGTACTTTGATTGGTTCCATCCATCATCGATCTCACTCACTTCACTGGGGAATTATTTAGGCAAACAATCAATTCATGCTCAGCTCCTTGTATGCACCATCGTCCATGGTTTTATATGTAGGTAACTGTAGATTGATTAATTGTTGATGCAAATAAATACTAGTCCATTCCATTTGGTGAATAACAACATATAATCATCACAACATCATCCTAAGTCCTATCCTATAGTGTGCACCATTTGCTCTCACCTCTAGTTGCTTTGCAATTAATATACCATCATTTTGATCCCTGATGGAAGGTAAAACATTCCAAATTTCAGTATGCTGTCCTCGGACAGAAACCCATACACATCTTGCATGACAAATCTTACAACAAGCTCTCCTTGGACTCTTTACCTATACACATCTCACATGAATGACATATCTTATGCTGCATCAGAGAATCTTACATGTGCTTGCCATCACCAATGGCCAATGCACATAACCTGCTTGTTGAGACCATTGCCCATCGTATTCCTCACCTCACCCATTCACAAGTTACAGGTTGCAACCTCATTCATTCACATCAATGGACCAACCACACCGCGAGGTAAATCAGAGTGCAAGATAATTGCCATTGAACTGTCCCAATAGCTTAAGGCACTTTTTCTTTTCggtttaaaattattataatctagattattgagttattataatctgtagtaAAATAagtggttagttgtttctttactagattattagagcctagattattgggtttgcaagtctaaagagggagtggggtagcatggtgggtaatttttcacccaataatctagaaaaagctcacctaaatgagcttatcagattataataagctacttcaataagttgtctgtttttttcagcttactcccaataatctggattataataatcccaagctaaAAGAAAGAGGGCCTAAATACTTTAATTAGTATTATTACGGCACAGAGGGCAATAATCTTGAGAACACCAAACCATCaagtcataaaaaaaaaaggcgatAAGGATACAATCTTAAAACAACAAGGGCTGGCCCAAGGTAGAAGTAGAGCTAGTTTACGAGCTTCAacattgtgatttgtgcatATCAAGATGATTTCGCTTCAGCAGATTTCTGCTCAACAAGCTTGTCGATGAGTGCAGCGGCATCTTCAACCGTTGCAATTGACTGCGCACTTGACTCTTCGACGCTGATGTGGAACTCCTCCTCGAGACCCATCACAATCTCAACCTGCACCAATCCAACAATTGAGTTTTACTACTTGCAATTGAACATGTAATCCTTTACTCAAACAAAAGAAGATACAGGCTTCTAC encodes:
- the LOC4346248 gene encoding beta-galactosidase 11 precursor codes for the protein MSAAAVLAVVAAAVAALAAAASGYELTKNGTVITYDRRSLIIDGHREIFFSGSIHYPRSPPDTWPDLISKAKEGGLNVIESYVFWNGHEPEQGVYNFEGRYDLIKFFKLIQEKEMYAIVRIGPFVQAEWNHGGLPYWLREIPDIIFRTNNEPFKKYMKQFVTLIVNKLKEAKLFASQGGPIILAQIENEYQHLEVAFKEAGTKYINWAAKMAIATNTGVPWIMCKQTKAPGEVIPTCNGRHCGDTWPGPADKKKPLLWTENWTAQYRVFGDPPSQRSAEDIAFSVARFFSVGGTMANYYMYHGGTNFGRNGAAFVMPRYYDEAPLDEFGLYKEPKWGHLRDLHHALRHCKKALLWGNPSVQPLGKLYEARVFEMKEKNVCVAFLSNHNTKEDGTVTFRGQKYFVARRSISILADCKTVVFSTQHVNSQHNQRTFHFADQTVQDNVWEMYSEEKIPRYSKTSIRTQRPLEQYNQTKDKTDYLWYTTSFRLETDDLPYRKEVKPVLEVSSHGHAIVAFVNDAFVGCGHGTKINKAFTMEKAMDLKVGVNHVAILSSTLGLMDSGSYLEHRMAGVYTVTIRGLNTGTLDLTTNGWGHVVGLDGERRRVHSEQGMGAVAWKPGKDNQPLTWYRRRFDPPSGTDPVVIDLTPMGKGFLFVNGEGLGRYWVSYHHALGKPSQYLYHVPRSLLRPKGNTLMFFEEEGGKPDAIMILTVKRDNICTFMTEKNPAHVRWSWESKDSQPKAVAGAGAGAGGLKPTAVLSCPTKKTIQSVVFASYGNPLGICGNYTVGSCHAPRTKEVVEKACIGRKTCSLVVSSEVYGGDVHCPGTTGTLAVQAKCSKRPPRSAATAQ
- the LOC4346247 gene encoding probable L-ascorbate peroxidase 4, peroxisomal, with the translated sequence MAAPVVDAEYLRQVDRARRHLRALISSKGCAPIMLRLAWHDAGTYDVNTKTGGANGSIRYEEEYTHGSNAGLKIAIDLLEPIKAKSPKITYADLYQLAGVVAVEVTGGPTVEFIPGRRDSSVCPREGRLPDAKKGALHLRDIFYRMGLSDKDIVALSGGHTLGRAHPERSGFEGAWTQEPLKFDNSYFLELLKGESEGLLKLPTDKALLEDPSFRRYVDLYARDEDTFFKDYAESHKKLSELGFTPRSSGPASTKSDLSTGAVLAQSAVGVAVAAAVVIVSYLYEASKKSK